Sequence from the Paenibacillus sp. genome:
GGGCATTACGAACGGTCGCTCTGCAGGGCAATTCGCACCGAACGAAAATATTACTCGCGCGGAAATGGCGACAATGATCGCGCGTGCGCTTGAGCAAGTTCGCGGCGTACAAAGCTTTGCGGAGAGCGAAGCGATGTTGGAACAGTTTACGGATGCCGATTCCATCCACGCGACGCTCCAGGACGGAGTTGCTTATGCCGTTGACCAAGGCATCGTTATCGGTCTCCCGGACGGCAATTTCGCGCCTGATAGCTATACGACTCGAGCACAGGCCGCCGTTATGATTTACCGAGCATTAAACCTCGAATAATTGAAGGAATCATCCAAACTAGCCTTCCTCCTTGCAGGGGGAAGGCTTTCTTAATCTAAGTTTTCTCACTATCTATTCATCCCTGGATCAGTTAGAATGGTAGAAACACGAGAGATTATTAAGGGAGTTAATAGGCAATCATGGAACTCGATCTGAAAGACTACTTCAAAATTATCCGGAAGCGGCTGGCTTGGATTATAGTGGTGGTATTGTTGGCGAGCCTGGCCTCGGGTGTCGTGAGCGCCTTCTATTTGAAACCTGTATATGAAGCTTCTACGAAATTGATTGTCAATCAATCCAATGACACAAGTTCCATGGGGCAGTTGGACATCAATCAGGTCAATCTAAACCTTCGATTAATAGATACATATAAGGAAATTATCCGTACGCCGGCGATTATGCAGGTTGTAGCCGAGGAAAATCCTGAATTCGATTTGACTGCAGACCAATTGATCGCGAAGGTGAGAGTCAGTTCGGTAAATAATACGCAAGTGATGACGCTAGTCGTCGAAGACGGATCTTATGAAAAGGCGGCAGCTATCGTGAATGCGATCTCCTATGTGTTCCAAAGGGAGATCCCAAAGATCATGAACGTAGATAACGTCTCGATATTGAACGAAGCCCCCCTTGAGGTCAACCCTTCCCCAGTTAAGCCGAACGTCCTTTTGAACATAGCAATAGCGTTCATCGTCTCGTTAATGGCAGTCATTGGATGGGTGTTCCTTATGGAATATTTGGACGATACGATAAAAACCGAGAATGATGTCAGCGAAATCATCGGACTTCCGACGTTGTCGTTGGTCGCTCGGACGACGAATGAAGATTTTGTACCCCACGGCGGGAAAAGCTTAAAACGGAAGGTGACGGACAGCCATGCCGCTCCAAACCAATAACAACCAGAGAAAAATCATAACGGTATCCAACCCGAAATCCCCCATCTCCGAATCGTACGTAAGACTCCGTACCAATATAGAATTGTCAGCTGTCGACGAGCCGATTCAGGTGATCATGGTCACATCGGCCAACCCTGGAGAAGGGAAGTCGACGACGGCGGCAAATCTAGCGGTAGTCTATGCTCAAGCTGACAAACAAGTGTTGTTAATCGATGCCGATTTGCGGAAACCGACGATGCATCATCATTTCATGCTAAGCAACCGGAACGGCCTGACAAGCGTGCTTACTAACCAAGTTTCAATCGGTGGAGCGATCAGAGAAACGAGCGTTCCTAATCTGCGGGCGTTGACCTCTGGTCCAATTCCGCCCAATCCTTCGGAGCTTCTTTCTTCGAAAAGAATGGAGTCGCTGATCGCGGAGTTGCGCAGCGAGTTCGATATTATTATCATTGACACCCCCCCGACACTTGCCGTAGCTGACGCGCAAATCATTTCAACGCGGTCGGACGGTGCAATCTTGGTGCTTAACTCCGGAAATGTTAAGCGCGAGCTTGCTTTGAAGGCGAAGCAAAGTTTGGAGCATGCGAAGGCCAGAATCCTAGGTGTCGTCCTCAACAATGTAGACCGGAAAAACGCCGATTCTTATTACTATTATTATTACGGCGAGGGACAATAAACCGGCTGCGTAACTATCTAGTATGGTCGAAGTAAAGAGGTTTAATAAAACATACTCGGAATGGTGAAGAAATGACGACGGCACAAAGGGTAACTCTTCTTGTCTTTCTCGATTCAATTTTAGTCGGGATATCGGTTATAAGTTCTTATGTAATTAAGTATTATGGAGAGATCACGCCAGCCATTTGGTATGAAGCATCCATTTCCACTTTAGTATCGGTTGTTTGTTTAGGGGCATGTCTCTACAAATTCGGCTTATACCATCGGGTTTGGCGATATGCAAGTATTGGCGAGATCGTATCGATTCTACGCGCTACCGTTATCGGTTGTATTATTGCTTATTGCGTAGGTTCGTTGATCGTCATGCAATGGATGCCATGGCAAGTAGCCACTCGTTCCTTCGAAACGACGATCTTGCTTGTGGGCGGAGCGCGATTCGTTTGGAGAGTTTACCGTGATCACTACATAACTGAAAAGCAAACTGCGCAGCGAAGGGCATTGATTGTAGGAGCCGGCGACTGCGGTTCGATCATCGTGAAAGAGTTGAGAAACAATCCCTCCTCGAATCAAAAACCGGTTGCCTTCATCGATGATGATCCTCATAAACAAAAGATGCAGCTACACGGGCTTCCCGTTATTGGCACCCGCGAAACGATTGCTCGGACCGTCGAAAGTTTGCATATCGACGACATCATTATCGCAATGCCGTCCGTTTCGCAACGACAAATTGTCGATATCATTGAAGTCTGTAAGCGCACGTCTGCCAAATTGAAAATCATCCCGCCGTTAAGCCATCTGTTCGAAGGCAAAGTGAATATTCGTTCGATTCGGGACGTTCAGGTCGAGGATTTGTTAGGCAGAGATCCGGTTAACGTCGACCTGAAAGGAATAACCGAGTATGTAAAAGATCGCGTCGTTTTGGTTACCGGAGCCGGCGGCTCGATCGGTTCGGAACTTTGCCGCCAGTTGCTGTTTTTTAAGCCTTCTAAGTTGCTCCTGTTGGGCCATGGGGAGAACAGCATTTATCAAATTGATAATGAACTGAGCCAATTGAAGATGAACATCCCAGTGGAGACCATCATCGCCGATATCCAGGATAAAAAGAGAATGCAGGATATTTTTACGCATTACCGGCCACAAGTGGTGTTCCACGCAGCTGCGCATAAACATGTGCCGTTAATGGAACAAAACCCCTCGGAATCTATTAAAAATAACGTTTTCGGGACCAAAAACGTTGCAGACTGCTCTGTGAAATTTGGGGTTGAACGCTTTGTACTGATCTCTTCCGACAAGGCAGTCAACCCAACCAGCGTGATGGGTGTCACCAAACGGATCGCGGAGATGATCGTCCAGTGTATGAACGTGAACAGCGCGACGAAGTTTACGGCAGTCCGGTTCGGCAATGTGCTCGGCAGCCGGGGCAGCGTCATTCCGCGGTTTAAAGATCAAATCGCTAAGGGCGGTCCCGTCACGGTGACGCATCCGGAAATGGTCCGTTATTTTATGACTATTCCGGAAGCGGTACAGCTTGTGATCCAAGCCGGGGCTTACGCGCAAGGCGGGGAAGTGTTTATATTGGATATGGGGAAGCCGGTAAAGATTAACACGCTCGCTGAAGATTTAATCCGCTTCTCTGGTTTTGAGCCCCATATCGATATTAAAATCGAGTATACGGGGATCCGCCCCGGCGAGAAGCTGTATGAGGAGCTCCTTACGGAAGAGGAAGGGCTGACGACGACAAAGCATGATCGAATCTTTATCGGGAAACCGACAAATTTGAGCCGCTCGGAGCTTGATTTCGAATTGAAACGTTTGGAGCAAGTATTAGGCGAGGATCAAAAGGTGATACGGGATTTGTTAAAGATGATCGTTCCGACGTATCAAAATGTTTCATAACTAAAGGAGTCATTATGAATATAAAGGAGTCATTATGAATATAAAGCGGTGGACGATGGTTGCGGGTGTCGTTGCGGGCGTTGCAGTAGGCGCAGGCAATCGGATACTGGGCGTTGGACACCGCTGTTTCGTATACGCTGAAGCAGCTCTCCGCCTCGGCGGAGGCAGAGTCGGTGCTTGGCGACGATGCAGCGGTGGTTGACCAGGAGCAGGTGGTAAGTAATGCACCGAAGGACCGCCCTACTCATAAGGCAGCGGAAGAGGCGACGGAGTCCGTAGAAGTTGTAGTCGACCAAGGGGGTTCGGCAGCCTCGCAGGAGAATCATGATGAACAGCCGCCGCCTTCAGCTCCAAACGCGCGGTAAGTGATACAAACACAACCGGAAACATCAGGGGAAATCACTCCCGTGCTTGCCGACCGTGCGGAAAAAAATCACTGCAAAGGAAAAAGCGGTAGTTGCCAACGTACTGCTGAAAAGTTTCTCCCCGAATGAATTGCGTACATTTGCTGAAATTGCTAAAGACGGAATCACCGTGGAGGAGAAAAAGGCAACCCGGGGGATGTTCATAGAACGGTTAAGCGAAGAGGAATACAACCGGTTAATTGCCATAGCCGCAAAATATGGGTTAAGCCAAGGAAAGCAATACAAGGATGTAATTCAAGAAGAGACAGCGGAGGGAACGCCATAAATGAACATCCGATGGAGAAAGACTTGTTTAGCGTTAGTAGTCGTATCATCCCTGTTGGGGGGGGCTCTAATCACTCACGCAGCGGAAGACGTTGGGCAGGCGATTATAGTCTCGGCAACGGTCAAATCCCTGCAACTCGAGTTTGACGGACGGCAATTGGCGCCAACCGAGGGAGAGTCCGCTTTCGTGATCGACGGGGTCACTTACGTTCCGCTTCGGTTCATGGCCAACACGGCGGAATTGAGCGTTTCTTGGGATGAGGCGACGTCTACAGTAAAGGTGAAAGAGCCGTCTACAGCGGAACGCATTGCCCTTAAAGAACGGAACATGAACATGTCGTCCGTCTCTGAAAACAAGAAACCGACTGACGCGGTCAAAAATCTGGTCGTCTATCGGCGTGCGATAACGTATCATTTCGGCGATATTCGCAAGGAAACGTCGCAAGGTAAAGAGGGTCTAATCTATAGTAACCGGTTATATATTCCGCTTCGTTTCTTCAGCGAGTCGATTGGGAAACAAGTCGCATGGGATCCGATAACGTTCAAAATTACGATTACAACACCTGAACGCATGCCCGAACCAACGATAGCAGAATCCGACAAAGCCAAAGCGGAGGACAAGAAATCTGCACCTGTAACGCCAGCCCTGCCAATCGGCGCGATAGGAGGCGTAGGCGGGGGAAGCAAGCCGTCTTACGAGTCGTTAACAGCGACTGCGGAAGTTCAGCTGGAGCAGCTAAAAACTCGGTGCGAAAGTAATATGACTTCGATATTAAACCGGTATAATGAAACGAAGGATATGCAATTAATGGCGGAAGGTTACGCGGAGTTGGCTGCTTGCAATAGTGCATTCAACCAAATCGTGAATGCTTTGCAAAGCGAGTTGACGAATAACGGTTACGATACGGCCATTATCATCCAGTACCGCACTGCTTATGATCAGATGAAAGAACAAAAGAAGAAGGAAATCTTGGGGAATTAGATATGAATACAAGATGGGATGTCATAGGAAGCAAAACCACAGAATTCCGCCATTTTGAAATCGTAGAGGAGCACGTCGTTACCTCGCAGGGCAACTCCATGAATATGGAGTATGTGAAGATGCGTCCTGGCGTCTGTATTTTACCTCTGCTGGACGGGGGAACCCGAGTTGTGTGCATTCGCCAGTACCGTCATATCCTGCGAGAGTGGCAATGGGAGCTTCCAGCCGGCGGCCTTGATGAAGGTGTGGAACCATTGGAAATGGCAAAAGGGAGTTAGCTGAGGAGACAGGCTACATAGCCCAAAAATGGACGTCATTAGGCTCGGTATATCCTTCATTCGGCTCCACGGATCAAATCATTCATCTCTTCGCTGCAGAAGATCTGACAATGGGACAGCAGCGGTTGGAGCCCGGGGAAGAAATCGAAGTGGTCACCATGCCAATCGAACAATTCCGTGAACTTGTACAAAATGGGCAATTTCAGCATGGCGCTGGGTTAGCCTGCGTTGCGCGTTGGTGGGCAATGGGCAAATAATGAATATAATATTAAGATACCCCTTCACCAAAAATTGACTGGCGAATATATTCTATCCATTGGGATGGTTGCTTCGCAGCTATTGATGAAGGGGTTTCTCTAATTGAGGGGTGATGAAGTGGCTATTCTGGTTACAGGCGGGGCAGGGTATATTGGAACGCATGTATGCTTAGAGTTGCTCGAGTCTAGTTACGATGTCGTTGTGATGGATAATTTCGTTAACAGTCATCCGGAGGCTTTAAAACGTGTCGAGGAATTAGCGGGTAAACGAGTAACATTGTATGCGGTCGATCTCCTGAATCGGGAAGAGATGGTCCGCATTTTCGAGAGAGAAGAGATTGAGGCCGTTATCCACTTAGGCGGTTTAAAGGCGGTAGGAGAGTCGGTAGAGAAGCCGCTGGAGTATTATCATGTGAATGTGACCGGTACCCTTCATTTATGCTCGGTCATGAAACAATTCGGGGTTAAAAAGTTTGTATTTAGTTCTTCAGCAACCGTGTACGGGATGCCGGAACAGGTGCCGATTACCGAAGATGCGGAGCTTAAGGCATTGAATCCGTACGGATGGACAAAATTAATGATTGAGCAAATCTTAACTGATTTGTCGTCGTCTGATAGGGA
This genomic interval carries:
- a CDS encoding YveK family protein, translated to MELDLKDYFKIIRKRLAWIIVVVLLASLASGVVSAFYLKPVYEASTKLIVNQSNDTSSMGQLDINQVNLNLRLIDTYKEIIRTPAIMQVVAEENPEFDLTADQLIAKVRVSSVNNTQVMTLVVEDGSYEKAAAIVNAISYVFQREIPKIMNVDNVSILNEAPLEVNPSPVKPNVLLNIAIAFIVSLMAVIGWVFLMEYLDDTIKTENDVSEIIGLPTLSLVARTTNEDFVPHGGKSLKRKVTDSHAAPNQ
- a CDS encoding CpsD/CapB family tyrosine-protein kinase, with protein sequence MPLQTNNNQRKIITVSNPKSPISESYVRLRTNIELSAVDEPIQVIMVTSANPGEGKSTTAANLAVVYAQADKQVLLIDADLRKPTMHHHFMLSNRNGLTSVLTNQVSIGGAIRETSVPNLRALTSGPIPPNPSELLSSKRMESLIAELRSEFDIIIIDTPPTLAVADAQIISTRSDGAILVLNSGNVKRELALKAKQSLEHAKARILGVVLNNVDRKNADSYYYYYYGEGQ
- a CDS encoding nucleoside-diphosphate sugar epimerase/dehydratase; this encodes MTTAQRVTLLVFLDSILVGISVISSYVIKYYGEITPAIWYEASISTLVSVVCLGACLYKFGLYHRVWRYASIGEIVSILRATVIGCIIAYCVGSLIVMQWMPWQVATRSFETTILLVGGARFVWRVYRDHYITEKQTAQRRALIVGAGDCGSIIVKELRNNPSSNQKPVAFIDDDPHKQKMQLHGLPVIGTRETIARTVESLHIDDIIIAMPSVSQRQIVDIIEVCKRTSAKLKIIPPLSHLFEGKVNIRSIRDVQVEDLLGRDPVNVDLKGITEYVKDRVVLVTGAGGSIGSELCRQLLFFKPSKLLLLGHGENSIYQIDNELSQLKMNIPVETIIADIQDKKRMQDIFTHYRPQVVFHAAAHKHVPLMEQNPSESIKNNVFGTKNVADCSVKFGVERFVLISSDKAVNPTSVMGVTKRIAEMIVQCMNVNSATKFTAVRFGNVLGSRGSVIPRFKDQIAKGGPVTVTHPEMVRYFMTIPEAVQLVIQAGAYAQGGEVFILDMGKPVKINTLAEDLIRFSGFEPHIDIKIEYTGIRPGEKLYEELLTEEEGLTTTKHDRIFIGKPTNLSRSELDFELKRLEQVLGEDQKVIRDLLKMIVPTYQNVS
- a CDS encoding copper amine oxidase N-terminal domain-containing protein, which codes for MNIRWRKTCLALVVVSSLLGGALITHAAEDVGQAIIVSATVKSLQLEFDGRQLAPTEGESAFVIDGVTYVPLRFMANTAELSVSWDEATSTVKVKEPSTAERIALKERNMNMSSVSENKKPTDAVKNLVVYRRAITYHFGDIRKETSQGKEGLIYSNRLYIPLRFFSESIGKQVAWDPITFKITITTPERMPEPTIAESDKAKAEDKKSAPVTPALPIGAIGGVGGGSKPSYESLTATAEVQLEQLKTRCESNMTSILNRYNETKDMQLMAEGYAELAACNSAFNQIVNALQSELTNNGYDTAIIIQYRTAYDQMKEQKKKEILGN
- a CDS encoding NUDIX domain-containing protein, with the translated sequence MNTRWDVIGSKTTEFRHFEIVEEHVVTSQGNSMNMEYVKMRPGVCILPLLDGGTRVVCIRQYRHILREWQWELPAGGLDEGVEPLEMAKGS
- a CDS encoding NUDIX hydrolase, whose protein sequence is MAQKWTSLGSVYPSFGSTDQIIHLFAAEDLTMGQQRLEPGEEIEVVTMPIEQFRELVQNGQFQHGAGLACVARWWAMGK